A stretch of Desulfobacter hydrogenophilus DNA encodes these proteins:
- a CDS encoding M23 family metallopeptidase, producing MRIRSCTAVLFTCLMITAVSLAETNIENKEAMVLAYPKQVGMGQPFLVRLTSVQVFDRILVRWMDREFVPSVSQWNGRHVAIAMLGTDVLTIKPGRQELLIRAWAGGKESVWQRSVLIVGRTYPRQALSLPSKMVTPPTVELERIKAERTRTQKAKNTWSDQRLWRLPFHRPVEGKYTSVYGLRRVLNGKPKNPHRGVDFRAPRGTAVEAVADGRVLLAESHYYAGNSMYIDHGNGVVSLYFHLSRFDVSQGDIVKKGEIIGRSGSTGRATGPHLHLSISVQGQLVDPVPLFEEASDQLLR from the coding sequence TTGCGTATCAGATCATGCACCGCTGTGTTATTTACATGCCTTATGATAACTGCTGTCAGCCTGGCAGAAACCAACATTGAAAACAAAGAGGCCATGGTCCTCGCCTATCCAAAACAGGTGGGCATGGGGCAGCCTTTTCTTGTTCGGCTGACATCAGTCCAGGTCTTTGACAGGATTCTTGTTCGTTGGATGGATCGGGAGTTTGTACCGTCAGTTTCCCAGTGGAACGGACGGCATGTGGCGATTGCCATGTTGGGTACAGATGTCCTTACCATTAAGCCGGGTCGCCAGGAACTTTTGATCCGGGCTTGGGCAGGAGGAAAAGAGAGCGTTTGGCAACGGTCAGTGCTTATTGTTGGCCGAACATATCCTCGTCAGGCGCTGAGTCTGCCGTCAAAAATGGTGACGCCGCCCACTGTTGAACTTGAGCGAATAAAGGCGGAAAGGACTCGGACCCAGAAGGCCAAAAATACCTGGTCAGATCAGCGGTTGTGGCGACTGCCCTTTCACCGGCCGGTGGAGGGAAAATACACCAGTGTTTATGGTCTGCGACGCGTGTTGAATGGCAAACCCAAAAATCCCCACCGGGGAGTGGATTTCAGGGCACCCAGGGGAACCGCTGTAGAAGCGGTGGCAGACGGCAGGGTCCTTTTGGCTGAATCCCACTATTATGCCGGCAACTCCATGTATATAGACCATGGTAACGGTGTTGTTTCCCTTTACTTTCACCTGAGTAGATTCGACGTGTCCCAGGGGGATATTGTAAAAAAGGGAGAGATTATCGGTCGATCTGGTTCTACGGGACGGGCCACGGGGCCTCATCTGCACCTGTCCATATCTGTACAGGGCCAGTTGGTAGATCCGGTACCGTTGTTTGAGGAGGCAAGTGATCAATTGCTACGGTGA